A portion of the Anoxybacillus gonensis genome contains these proteins:
- a CDS encoding UDP-glucose dehydrogenase family protein yields MNVCIIGAGYVGLTTAAVLAKLGHTVHCIDENEQKIAALQRGEIPIYEPRLAELFTDHQSRLFFHHDGQKHIQEADVIFICVGTPPDVKGKPDVSYVNRAIDMLIPHVNDHQTLVMKSTVPIGTNERIYERLKNEGKHVRVVSNPEFLREGSAIYDSFHPDRIVIGLRDDDDRSLSIMQTLYAGIHAPYVVTSLSGAEMIKYAANAFLATKISFINEMARLCDTYGVEVVDVAKGIGLDGRIGPHFLQAGIGYGGSCFPKDVTALIQMAYEQMVRPYMLEATKAVNDTQINWYVQKMKRTLGELAGRRIAVLGIAFKPNTDDIRESPAVLLITKLHAHGADVIAHDPKATLPHDVAVKQAKTIDEAVKKADALIVATDWDAYKQLNWEEVKRMMNGNAVIDGRNSLPREAIINAGLHYIGVGRR; encoded by the coding sequence ATGAACGTTTGTATCATTGGTGCCGGTTATGTCGGATTAACGACAGCTGCTGTTCTCGCAAAACTCGGGCATACCGTTCATTGTATTGATGAAAACGAACAAAAAATTGCCGCCTTACAACGCGGAGAAATCCCAATTTACGAGCCACGTTTAGCTGAGTTATTTACCGACCATCAAAGTCGGCTTTTTTTTCATCATGATGGACAAAAACATATACAAGAAGCAGACGTCATTTTTATTTGCGTCGGCACACCTCCAGATGTAAAAGGAAAACCAGACGTCTCCTACGTCAATCGCGCCATTGACATGCTTATCCCACATGTAAACGATCATCAAACGCTCGTCATGAAAAGCACCGTCCCGATCGGAACGAACGAACGGATATACGAACGATTAAAAAACGAAGGAAAACATGTACGCGTCGTCTCAAACCCTGAATTTTTACGGGAAGGCTCTGCCATTTACGACTCTTTCCATCCTGACCGTATCGTCATCGGCTTACGTGACGATGATGATCGTTCCCTTTCCATCATGCAAACGTTATATGCCGGCATTCATGCACCATATGTCGTGACAAGTTTAAGTGGCGCAGAAATGATAAAATATGCTGCCAACGCTTTTTTAGCGACGAAAATTTCCTTTATAAACGAAATGGCACGCCTTTGCGACACGTACGGTGTCGAGGTTGTCGACGTCGCCAAAGGAATCGGACTTGACGGAAGAATCGGTCCGCACTTTTTACAAGCTGGGATCGGCTATGGGGGCTCTTGTTTTCCGAAAGATGTGACAGCCCTTATTCAAATGGCGTATGAACAAATGGTGCGACCGTACATGTTAGAAGCGACAAAAGCGGTAAACGACACGCAGATCAATTGGTACGTTCAAAAAATGAAACGAACGTTAGGAGAACTTGCTGGGAGACGCATTGCCGTCCTCGGCATCGCTTTTAAACCAAATACAGACGATATTCGCGAATCTCCCGCCGTTTTACTCATCACCAAACTGCACGCCCATGGCGCTGACGTCATTGCTCATGATCCAAAAGCTACACTTCCACACGACGTCGCGGTTAAACAAGCAAAAACAATAGATGAAGCGGTTAAAAAGGCTGATGCGCTTATCGTTGCGACCGATTGGGATGCGTATAAACAGTTAAACTGGGAAGAAGTAAAACGAATGATGAACGGAAACGCCGTCATCGACGGACGAAATAGCTTGCCTCGTGAGGCGATCATAAACGCAGGACTACACTATATCGGGGTGGGGCGCAGATGA
- a CDS encoding DUF1360 domain-containing protein — MDAFHFFLLCVASFRLTRLLVYDRITSFLRAPFHDEFEQDGETYIVIKGTGIRKWIGELLSCHWCTGVWCAALLYVGTVYAPTMFMPLVSILAIAGVASVIEMIVQK; from the coding sequence ATGGATGCTTTTCACTTTTTTTTGTTATGTGTTGCTTCATTTCGTTTGACGCGCTTACTTGTGTACGACCGCATTACGTCGTTTTTGCGCGCGCCGTTTCACGATGAGTTCGAACAAGACGGAGAGACGTATATTGTCATCAAAGGGACAGGGATAAGAAAGTGGATCGGGGAGCTGTTAAGTTGTCATTGGTGTACAGGGGTGTGGTGTGCGGCGCTGTTGTACGTCGGAACAGTTTATGCGCCAACCATGTTTATGCCACTTGTATCGATTTTAGCGATCGCAGGTGTCGCGTCTGTCATCGAAATGATTGTCCAAAAATGA
- a CDS encoding spore coat protein regulator YlbO: MQEIDMLRAENVLLKELAELSEQRYQEVKRLKKENEELKKQIEQLTKQLFGQGTDSWFMHTVKRQQALKQGGQLPLSTPFSFTEKKK, from the coding sequence ATGCAAGAAATAGACATGTTGCGGGCGGAAAATGTGTTGTTAAAAGAGTTAGCGGAGTTAAGTGAACAACGTTATCAAGAAGTGAAACGGTTAAAAAAAGAAAACGAGGAGTTAAAAAAGCAAATTGAACAACTGACGAAACAGTTATTCGGGCAAGGAACAGATTCGTGGTTTATGCATACGGTCAAGCGCCAACAAGCGTTAAAACAAGGCGGACAGCTGCCACTTTCGACCCCATTTTCATTTACGGAAAAAAAGAAATAG
- a CDS encoding holin: MERFKNYGLWLAIGAFIPLFLQMFGVDIDLGKYEQLWNAFLSILVMAGIINNPSLGNGFRDKC, translated from the coding sequence ATGGAGCGCTTTAAAAACTATGGGCTATGGCTCGCGATCGGCGCTTTTATACCGCTTTTCTTGCAAATGTTTGGAGTCGATATTGATTTAGGAAAATATGAGCAATTATGGAACGCCTTTTTAAGTATTTTAGTCATGGCTGGAATCATCAATAACCCGTCGCTCGGAAACGGATTTCGCGATAAATGTTAG
- a CDS encoding DUF1657 domain-containing protein, producing the protein MTVASSVKQTLAGLKSAQASFETFALQTENEKAKQLYQQAAQQTQAVVDLVAPRLQEIEQEEPQYKQ; encoded by the coding sequence ATGACTGTTGCAAGTTCTGTCAAACAAACGTTAGCGGGGTTGAAATCAGCGCAAGCAAGTTTTGAAACGTTCGCTCTGCAAACAGAAAATGAAAAAGCAAAACAATTGTATCAACAAGCGGCACAACAAACGCAAGCGGTCGTCGATTTAGTAGCACCGCGCTTGCAAGAAATTGAACAAGAAGAGCCACAATATAAACAGTAA
- a CDS encoding YhcN/YlaJ family sporulation lipoprotein codes for MKKWLVLISVFFLMSCADEQKEKNQSLQLENMTNVSHNGSAKRSDQQHAEKAVQMLKERQDVKDAVAVEANGRLLVAYQVKHLHRFRMKQIEKDVRNMLNDAFDEKVIASHDLKIFWKTKALKEKIETKQMNEKEIEKEVTIIQKLSEEQT; via the coding sequence ATGAAAAAATGGCTTGTACTCATTTCCGTTTTTTTTCTTATGAGTTGTGCAGATGAACAGAAAGAAAAAAACCAGTCGCTTCAACTAGAAAATATGACCAATGTTAGTCATAACGGAAGCGCGAAACGAAGCGACCAACAACACGCCGAAAAGGCCGTACAGATGTTAAAGGAACGGCAAGATGTGAAAGATGCGGTGGCGGTTGAGGCGAACGGACGGTTGCTTGTCGCGTATCAAGTGAAACATTTGCATCGCTTTCGCATGAAACAAATTGAAAAAGATGTACGGAATATGTTAAACGATGCGTTCGATGAAAAAGTGATCGCCTCACACGATTTAAAAATTTTTTGGAAAACGAAAGCGTTAAAAGAAAAAATTGAAACGAAACAGATGAACGAAAAAGAAATCGAAAAAGAAGTAACAATCATTCAAAAATTAAGTGAAGAACAAACGTGA
- the spoVAC gene encoding stage V sporulation protein AC, producing the protein MANEKRKNLTPVQQEYHQFEQARETKRPVLKNCVRAFFVGGLICAIGQAISYFYMYFFDFTEKTVGNPTVATMVFIAMLLTGFGVYDRLAQFAGAGSAVPVTGFGNAVISAAIEHRTEGFVLGVGGNMFKLAGSVILFGTFSAFVVALIKTIAVKWGGLG; encoded by the coding sequence ATGGCAAACGAAAAGCGAAAAAATTTAACGCCCGTTCAACAAGAGTATCATCAATTTGAACAAGCGCGGGAAACGAAGCGACCGGTGTTAAAAAATTGCGTGCGTGCCTTTTTTGTTGGCGGTTTGATTTGTGCGATTGGCCAAGCGATTTCTTATTTTTACATGTACTTTTTCGATTTTACGGAAAAAACGGTCGGCAATCCGACGGTGGCGACGATGGTATTTATCGCGATGTTGTTAACCGGTTTTGGCGTATACGACCGATTGGCGCAATTTGCCGGGGCGGGAAGTGCGGTGCCTGTCACCGGATTTGGAAACGCCGTCATTTCGGCTGCGATTGAACATCGGACGGAAGGGTTTGTGCTCGGTGTCGGTGGAAATATGTTTAAGCTTGCCGGTTCAGTCATTTTGTTCGGTACGTTTTCCGCTTTCGTCGTGGCGCTCATTAAAACGATCGCGGTGAAATGGGGTGGGCTCGGATGA
- the spoVAD gene encoding stage V sporulation protein AD, translated as MMKGHRTWVFENRPVIVATAAVGGPFEANGNIADDFDLLHEDLWLGEDSYEKAHKVLFEEAFFQAMKKARIEKEQVQFIISGDLINQMTPSSFAARTLSTPYLGVFGACSTSMEALALSAFIVNYGGAKYILTGAASHNAAVEKQFRYPTEYGGQKPPTAQWTVTGAGVALVGSEGDGPRITSATIGRVVDMGLTDPFNMGGAMAPAAVDTIEAHLRDMQVDASYYDLIVTGDLGKIGRTVSLDLLRKNGMELEEERYQDCGLIIYREGQPVLSGGSGAGCSATVVYGHLLNRMKRGEIKRMLVVATGALLSPLTFQQGETIPCIAHAVAIEYGGDHS; from the coding sequence ATGATGAAAGGACATCGCACATGGGTGTTTGAAAACCGTCCGGTCATCGTCGCCACCGCGGCAGTCGGCGGCCCGTTTGAAGCGAACGGAAATATCGCCGATGATTTTGATTTGCTTCATGAAGACCTTTGGCTTGGGGAAGATTCGTATGAAAAAGCGCATAAAGTGCTGTTTGAAGAAGCGTTTTTTCAAGCGATGAAAAAGGCGCGCATCGAAAAGGAACAAGTGCAATTCATTATTTCTGGCGATTTAATTAATCAAATGACGCCGTCAAGCTTTGCAGCACGCACGCTTAGCACTCCGTATTTAGGTGTATTTGGCGCTTGTTCGACATCGATGGAAGCACTCGCGTTAAGCGCATTTATCGTCAATTACGGCGGAGCGAAGTACATATTAACAGGTGCTGCAAGCCATAACGCTGCCGTCGAAAAGCAGTTTCGTTATCCGACCGAATACGGTGGGCAAAAGCCACCGACGGCGCAATGGACGGTGACCGGGGCAGGGGTAGCGCTCGTCGGAAGTGAAGGAGATGGCCCACGCATTACATCGGCGACGATTGGGCGCGTCGTCGATATGGGATTGACCGACCCGTTTAATATGGGCGGGGCGATGGCGCCAGCCGCAGTCGATACGATTGAAGCGCATTTACGCGATATGCAAGTCGATGCGTCGTATTACGATTTAATTGTCACAGGCGATTTAGGAAAAATCGGCCGCACCGTCTCGCTCGATTTGTTGCGAAAAAACGGAATGGAGCTTGAAGAAGAGCGATATCAAGATTGCGGGTTAATCATTTATCGCGAAGGACAGCCGGTGTTGTCGGGAGGGAGCGGAGCGGGGTGTTCTGCGACGGTCGTGTACGGTCATTTGTTGAATCGTATGAAGCGAGGAGAGATAAAGCGCATGCTCGTCGTGGCGACAGGAGCGCTTTTATCGCCGCTGACGTTTCAACAAGGGGAAACGATTCCTTGTATTGCTCATGCAGTGGCCATTGAATATGGAGGCGATCATTCATGA
- the spoVAE gene encoding stage V sporulation protein AE has product MIAMFFWAFVVGGLICVIGQVMFDVFKLTPAHTLSALVVAGAILDGFGLYEPLIDFAGAGATIPITSFGNALVHGAMQEAEKHGIVGVLTGMFEVTSSGISAAIVFGFIGALLFKPKG; this is encoded by the coding sequence ATGATAGCGATGTTTTTTTGGGCGTTTGTCGTCGGAGGGCTCATTTGTGTCATCGGACAAGTGATGTTTGATGTGTTTAAGTTGACGCCTGCGCATACGTTAAGTGCACTTGTCGTGGCTGGTGCGATTTTAGACGGATTTGGATTGTACGAGCCGCTTATTGATTTTGCAGGTGCAGGGGCAACGATTCCCATTACAAGTTTCGGTAATGCGCTCGTGCACGGGGCGATGCAAGAGGCAGAAAAACATGGCATTGTCGGGGTGTTGACGGGCATGTTTGAAGTGACGAGCTCCGGCATTTCAGCAGCCATCGTATTCGGTTTTATCGGAGCATTATTATTTAAACCGAAAGGATAG
- a CDS encoding DUF1657 domain-containing protein: MTIGSQVKQSLANMKAIHATLQELALTSTNEEAQRAFHEAMLQTEQMIAALKGRIATLEREEPQYKGM; the protein is encoded by the coding sequence ATGACGATTGGTTCACAAGTGAAACAAAGTTTAGCGAACATGAAAGCGATTCATGCGACGTTGCAAGAGCTTGCGCTGACGTCAACGAATGAGGAGGCGCAACGAGCGTTTCATGAAGCGATGTTACAGACGGAACAAATGATCGCGGCATTAAAAGGACGCATCGCGACGCTTGAGCGCGAAGAGCCGCAATATAAGGGGATGTAA
- a CDS encoding DUF421 domain-containing protein yields MPAWLEVAIRSICILIGLFVITKLLGKKQLSKLSFFEYIVGITIGDIAGSMSMDLDIRLTEGITSILIWSLFPVAISIISLRSKKFRDFVEGNSTVFIKNGKILEDNLKKEKYTADELLEQLRKKDVFRVADVEFATLEANGDLSILLKRDKQPLTLGDIKPYVPEEKEPQTVIMDGKILDEPLATARLNRGWLKKQLDQMGVAIENVFLAQVDSYGQLTVDLYDDRIQVPAPQQKQLLLASMKKAEADFELFSLQTNDAEAKRMYEQQAKQMQQLIQKLRPFLM; encoded by the coding sequence ATGCCAGCATGGTTAGAAGTTGCGATTCGCTCGATTTGCATTTTAATTGGACTGTTTGTCATTACAAAATTGTTAGGAAAAAAACAATTATCGAAGCTGTCGTTTTTTGAATATATCGTCGGCATTACGATCGGAGATATTGCCGGGTCGATGTCGATGGATTTAGACATTCGCTTAACGGAAGGGATAACGAGCATTTTAATTTGGTCGCTTTTTCCTGTCGCCATTTCGATCATTTCGCTACGCAGTAAAAAATTTCGTGATTTCGTTGAAGGCAATTCCACCGTCTTTATTAAAAACGGCAAGATTTTAGAAGATAATTTGAAAAAAGAAAAATATACAGCCGATGAATTGCTTGAGCAGTTGCGGAAAAAAGATGTGTTTCGCGTTGCCGATGTCGAATTTGCGACGCTTGAGGCGAACGGTGATTTAAGTATTTTATTAAAACGCGACAAACAGCCGTTGACGCTCGGAGACATCAAACCGTATGTGCCAGAAGAAAAAGAACCCCAAACGGTCATTATGGACGGCAAAATTTTAGACGAACCGCTCGCAACTGCGCGCTTAAACCGCGGCTGGTTAAAAAAACAGCTCGATCAAATGGGCGTCGCTATCGAAAACGTCTTTTTAGCGCAAGTCGATTCGTACGGCCAGCTGACCGTCGATTTATATGACGACCGCATTCAAGTACCAGCACCGCAACAAAAACAACTATTGCTTGCCTCGATGAAAAAAGCAGAAGCCGATTTCGAGCTGTTCTCCTTACAAACGAACGATGCAGAAGCGAAACGAATGTACGAACAACAAGCAAAACAAATGCAGCAGCTTATTCAAAAACTGCGACCGTTTCTTATGTGA
- a CDS encoding DUF3800 domain-containing protein gives MEHSFTINIYFDESGKNQVKPHLMGGLSIPAVYYEKPKIQELNEVIKKVSIHWTKYDGDSKERNSIWRIINTFMDEHYLLKMNVISYNQSRIEESAKKLKDTLEDAADQTIFMKFPERIIYGLLRKYGTYVQLDTKIFIEDDTKYHNTKYDLRTQLFQQLNIQSIYRGERFIVKSAQYVKKQEQIGIELVDLLLGMVRSIIRNEMPTSRRVREKNQLIIKLLLSNPNFYAFIKNINYFEWSNAPSLVEVDFETYLNIFMSCQLPNFHMD, from the coding sequence ATGGAGCATTCATTTACCATTAATATTTATTTTGATGAAAGTGGGAAAAATCAAGTGAAGCCACATCTGATGGGAGGTCTCTCCATCCCCGCGGTATATTATGAAAAGCCTAAAATTCAAGAACTTAATGAGGTAATTAAGAAGGTTTCCATTCATTGGACTAAATATGATGGGGATAGTAAAGAGAGAAACTCCATTTGGCGCATCATCAATACTTTTATGGATGAGCATTATCTGTTGAAAATGAACGTCATTTCTTATAACCAATCAAGAATCGAAGAATCCGCAAAAAAATTAAAGGACACTCTTGAAGATGCTGCAGACCAGACTATTTTTATGAAGTTCCCAGAGCGAATTATTTATGGATTGTTAAGAAAATACGGCACGTACGTTCAGTTGGATACGAAAATTTTTATAGAAGATGATACAAAGTACCATAATACCAAATACGATTTAAGAACACAGCTGTTTCAACAACTAAATATACAATCGATATATCGCGGCGAACGCTTCATAGTTAAGTCAGCTCAGTATGTAAAAAAACAAGAGCAGATAGGGATCGAACTTGTAGACTTGCTGTTGGGCATGGTGAGGAGCATCATTCGAAATGAAATGCCTACAAGTCGCAGAGTACGCGAAAAAAACCAACTGATTATAAAGCTATTGCTGTCCAATCCAAATTTCTATGCGTTTATTAAAAATATCAACTATTTTGAATGGTCGAATGCTCCTTCTCTTGTTGAAGTAGATTTTGAAACATATTTAAACATATTTATGAGCTGTCAGCTGCCCAATTTCCATATGGATTGA
- a CDS encoding thioredoxin family protein, with translation MERLQDAQQFEQAIASSTPVVVKFFTTWCPDCVRMDQFIGEVIASYPQFTWYDINRDDVPDIAETYNVMGIPSLLVFQNGEKIAHLHSANAKTREQVEEFLQTIS, from the coding sequence ATGGAACGACTACAAGATGCACAACAATTTGAACAAGCGATCGCCTCAAGCACGCCCGTTGTCGTAAAGTTTTTTACAACATGGTGCCCAGATTGCGTGCGCATGGATCAATTTATCGGCGAAGTGATCGCTAGTTATCCACAATTTACATGGTATGACATCAATCGCGACGATGTGCCAGACATCGCCGAAACGTACAACGTTATGGGCATTCCAAGCTTGCTTGTATTCCAAAACGGCGAAAAAATCGCCCACTTGCATAGCGCCAATGCAAAAACACGCGAACAAGTCGAGGAGTTTCTACAAACAATCAGCTAA
- a CDS encoding YjcZ family sporulation protein gives MGYGYCGYGYGGYGYGGGYGSTFVLIVVLFILLIIVGAAFVH, from the coding sequence ATGGGTTACGGATATTGCGGATATGGTTACGGTGGCTACGGCTACGGCGGCGGATACGGTTCAACATTCGTGTTGATCGTTGTGTTGTTCATCTTGTTGATTATCGTTGGTGCAGCGTTCGTTCACTAA
- a CDS encoding stage VI sporulation protein F, translating to MDQHFFKNIEKKTGVNMQDIFALANSLQHANFKDEKTVRGIVKRVAQIANRNVPKELEDKIVQSIVNNGKQIDFNTIANMLNKK from the coding sequence ATGGATCAACATTTTTTTAAAAACATTGAAAAGAAAACGGGTGTGAATATGCAAGATATTTTTGCGCTCGCCAATTCGTTGCAACATGCGAACTTTAAAGATGAAAAAACGGTGCGCGGCATCGTCAAGCGCGTCGCTCAAATTGCGAATCGTAACGTACCGAAAGAATTGGAAGATAAAATTGTGCAATCGATCGTCAATAACGGAAAACAGATCGATTTTAATACGATTGCCAACATGTTAAATAAAAAATAA
- a CDS encoding ATP-dependent helicase: protein MNKAQYNGKLFDIHTLPREKYELVYEQSLRNKWTCPMCGGVVRFHLAIEHAPHFYHVSNACIKEERKQANIISIRPTEPFQTKEKKQMTVCGIPLDTEQYEAVQHVEGPLLVLAGAGSGKTRTLTTRAAAMIAHHRIQSKNMMIVTFTTKAAKELVDRLQSYNLDNIPTVGTFHSLFYRMLQHADPFRWRHERLIRDWQKEKMMKEIGRDIGIDERDFPYDEAMQRISYWKNTLTPLHTITIENEWDERVVQLYKQYEAKKQQLELFDFDDMLYACYDMLRTDERRLRQYHERFHYFLIDEFQDINSVQYETMKLLASHTHHICAVGDDDQAIYAFRGSDSSFIQQFQQDFPNTKIVKLTENYRSPHPIVSFANRIIAKSRTRIPKQMNAQTDSVHMPTLFFPYDEEEEATMIACDIEERMKQGVHPSDIAILCRTNASARAVFERLSQLHIPVTTDGDSFYNRRIVRYLLSFFQLALDPNDEQAMTDVATVLFLKQTIMNDLKANAILQDCSLVEALAKLDGIPPFQKQKLRTIAPLFAKVKEMKPFDAIDFIEKEMGLGEFLKKRGNEGNAIEKGSDDVRDMKVVARKFKTIQAFLSHVKRVQAYVNKTCDDGVQLMTIHRSKGLEFPIVYIIGAVDGLLPHDYALEAYRNGDVAPLEEERRLLYVAITRAKQRLFISVPSMRRLKKANASRLLSFLQTKAKSLV from the coding sequence ATGAATAAGGCGCAATATAACGGCAAGTTGTTTGACATTCATACGTTACCAAGGGAAAAATATGAGCTCGTGTATGAACAAAGTTTACGCAACAAATGGACGTGCCCGATGTGCGGTGGAGTCGTTCGCTTTCATTTAGCGATTGAACATGCCCCGCACTTTTATCATGTGTCAAATGCTTGTATAAAAGAAGAACGAAAACAAGCGAACATCATCTCGATTCGCCCAACCGAACCGTTTCAAACGAAAGAAAAAAAACAAATGACCGTATGCGGTATCCCGCTCGATACAGAGCAATACGAAGCCGTTCAACACGTGGAAGGTCCACTTCTTGTGCTTGCGGGTGCTGGAAGCGGAAAAACGCGCACGTTAACGACGCGCGCTGCCGCCATGATCGCACATCATCGCATTCAATCGAAAAACATGATGATCGTCACCTTTACGACAAAAGCAGCAAAAGAGCTAGTCGACAGACTGCAGTCGTACAACCTTGACAACATCCCGACCGTTGGCACGTTTCATAGCCTATTTTATCGCATGTTGCAACATGCCGATCCGTTCCGTTGGCGACACGAACGGCTCATTCGCGACTGGCAAAAAGAAAAGATGATGAAAGAAATCGGCCGCGACATCGGCATCGATGAACGTGATTTTCCGTACGACGAAGCGATGCAACGTATTTCATATTGGAAAAATACGCTGACGCCCCTTCACACCATCACCATTGAAAACGAATGGGACGAGCGCGTTGTGCAATTGTACAAACAATATGAAGCGAAAAAACAACAGCTCGAATTGTTTGATTTTGATGATATGTTATACGCGTGCTATGACATGTTACGGACGGACGAAAGACGATTGCGACAATATCACGAACGGTTTCATTACTTTTTAATCGACGAATTTCAAGACATTAACAGCGTGCAATACGAGACGATGAAACTACTTGCGTCCCACACGCATCATATTTGCGCCGTTGGCGATGATGACCAAGCGATTTATGCGTTTCGCGGCTCCGATTCATCGTTTATTCAGCAATTCCAACAAGACTTTCCGAACACGAAAATCGTCAAGCTTACCGAAAACTATCGTTCACCGCATCCGATCGTATCGTTCGCCAACCGTATCATTGCGAAAAGTCGCACGCGCATTCCGAAACAAATGAACGCTCAAACCGATAGCGTACATATGCCGACGTTGTTCTTTCCGTACGATGAAGAAGAAGAGGCAACGATGATCGCCTGTGACATCGAAGAACGAATGAAACAAGGTGTGCACCCAAGCGATATCGCCATTTTATGTCGCACGAACGCATCGGCGCGTGCCGTCTTCGAACGGCTTTCACAACTGCACATCCCCGTCACGACAGACGGCGATTCGTTTTACAATCGTCGCATCGTGCGCTATTTGTTAAGCTTTTTTCAACTTGCGCTCGATCCAAACGACGAACAAGCAATGACCGACGTCGCCACCGTTTTGTTTTTAAAACAAACGATTATGAACGACTTAAAGGCGAACGCCATTTTACAAGACTGTTCGCTCGTTGAAGCGCTTGCTAAACTTGACGGCATTCCGCCGTTTCAAAAACAAAAATTACGCACAATCGCCCCGCTTTTCGCGAAAGTGAAAGAGATGAAGCCGTTTGACGCGATCGATTTCATCGAAAAAGAGATGGGCCTAGGCGAATTTTTAAAAAAGCGCGGCAACGAAGGTAACGCAATTGAAAAAGGATCCGACGACGTGCGCGATATGAAAGTCGTCGCGCGGAAATTTAAAACGATTCAAGCGTTTCTATCTCACGTCAAACGCGTTCAAGCATACGTCAATAAAACGTGCGACGATGGCGTTCAACTCATGACGATTCATCGCTCAAAAGGGCTAGAATTTCCAATCGTCTATATCATCGGGGCAGTCGACGGGCTATTGCCGCATGACTATGCGCTTGAAGCATACCGAAATGGCGATGTCGCTCCGCTTGAAGAAGAACGTCGCCTTCTATACGTTGCGATCACGCGCGCGAAACAACGTCTTTTTATTTCCGTTCCGTCCATGCGCCGATTAAAAAAAGCAAACGCCTCGCGCTTGCTTTCCTTTCTTCAAACAAAAGCGAAAAGCCTCGTCTAA
- the tnpA gene encoding IS200/IS605 family transposase has translation MKLDNNNHSVFLLYYHLVLVVKYRRQVIDDTISDYAKDMFVRLGKNYNISLVEWNHDMDHVHILFKAHPNSELSKFINAYKSASSRLIKKHFPQVKRKLWKEYFWSRSFCLLTTGGAPIEVIKEYIENQGMK, from the coding sequence ATGAAATTAGACAATAATAACCATTCAGTGTTCCTATTGTATTATCATCTTGTGCTGGTTGTAAAATATCGCAGACAAGTGATTGATGATACCATATCTGACTATGCAAAAGATATGTTTGTAAGATTGGGTAAAAATTACAATATTTCCTTGGTCGAATGGAATCACGATATGGACCATGTGCATATTTTGTTCAAAGCACATCCAAATAGTGAATTATCAAAGTTCATCAATGCCTACAAAAGTGCAAGTTCTCGACTGATCAAAAAGCATTTTCCGCAAGTGAAAAGAAAACTGTGGAAAGAATATTTTTGGTCAAGAAGCTTTTGCCTGCTTACAACGGGTGGTGCGCCCATTGAAGTAATAAAAGAATATATAGAAAATCAAGGTATGAAGTGA